In Planktothrix serta PCC 8927, the following are encoded in one genomic region:
- a CDS encoding diguanylate cyclase domain-containing protein, protein MNPDLSPATKGNILLVDDLPENLQLLSDLLIKLGYTVRSVTSGRMALKTVKVKRPDVIFLDVKMPEMDGYQVCQTIKADQEFRNIPIIFISALNDVFDKVKAFESGGVDYITKPFQVEEVVARLESQLTIKRQQRLLEEEIIKRKEAEEVLYQSRALLSSILNSSLDGIAAMQAVREPSSGEIRDFRCLVVNPILAKAFERTREDMIGKLIIKKLLNRVQPELFYRFVRTVETGESLEQDIYYPSIEPRWYHFVAVKLGDGFAITIRDITARKKTELALQDANQQLQQLANLDGLTKVANRRCFDARLQQEWQALIRQQRPLTLIMFDLDGFKAYNDYYGHLAGDDCLFRVAQAVYQSTRHLDLRRPIDLVARYGGEEFVVLLSKTNLEAGVQVAQRIQQAIYRLAIPHIKSEVKEMVTVSLGIASMIPTLEVQSDQLIELADQALYSAKKQGRDCYCIKN, encoded by the coding sequence ATGAATCCTGACCTTTCACCTGCAACTAAAGGGAATATCCTCCTAGTCGATGATCTTCCTGAAAATCTGCAACTCTTAAGTGATTTGCTGATTAAACTCGGCTATACCGTTCGCAGTGTCACCAGTGGGCGAATGGCGCTCAAAACCGTGAAGGTGAAACGACCGGATGTGATTTTTTTAGATGTTAAAATGCCTGAAATGGATGGCTATCAAGTCTGTCAAACCATCAAAGCAGATCAAGAATTCCGCAATATTCCGATTATTTTCATTAGTGCTTTAAATGATGTTTTTGATAAAGTCAAAGCCTTTGAATCGGGGGGTGTAGACTATATCACCAAACCCTTTCAAGTGGAAGAAGTGGTAGCACGTTTGGAAAGTCAATTAACAATTAAACGACAGCAACGGCTTCTCGAAGAAGAAATTATTAAGCGTAAGGAAGCCGAGGAGGTATTGTATCAATCGCGGGCGTTACTATCGAGTATTTTAAATAGTTCCCTTGATGGTATTGCTGCTATGCAAGCTGTGCGGGAACCTTCAAGCGGAGAGATTCGAGATTTTCGGTGCTTAGTTGTTAATCCGATACTAGCGAAAGCCTTTGAACGCACTCGTGAAGATATGATTGGCAAATTAATTATAAAAAAACTCCTCAACCGAGTTCAACCCGAACTATTTTATCGTTTTGTTAGAACTGTTGAAACGGGTGAATCTTTAGAACAAGATATTTATTATCCCTCAATAGAACCTCGCTGGTATCACTTCGTTGCGGTCAAGTTAGGGGATGGTTTTGCAATTACAATTCGTGATATTACAGCCCGGAAAAAAACAGAACTAGCCCTCCAAGATGCCAATCAACAATTACAACAACTGGCAAATCTGGATGGTTTAACAAAAGTAGCTAACCGTCGTTGTTTTGATGCGCGTTTACAACAAGAATGGCAGGCTTTGATCAGACAACAACGACCCCTGACCTTGATTATGTTCGATCTCGATGGGTTCAAAGCTTATAACGACTACTACGGCCATCTAGCGGGGGATGATTGCCTATTCCGGGTTGCACAAGCGGTTTATCAATCGACTCGCCACCTCGATCTCCGGCGTCCCATTGACCTTGTGGCTCGTTACGGAGGCGAGGAATTTGTTGTCCTGCTATCGAAGACCAATTTAGAAGCCGGAGTTCAGGTAGCACAACGTATTCAGCAAGCTATTTATCGTTTGGCAATTCCCCATATCAAATCGGAAGTTAAAGAAATGGTGACGGTTAGTTTAGGAATTGCTTCGATGATTCCAACTTTAGAGGTTCAGTCAGATCAATTAATAGAACTTGCAGATCAAGCGTTGTACAGTGCTAAAAAACAAGGGCGTGATTGTTATTGTATCAAAAATTAA
- a CDS encoding Sll0314/Alr1548 family TPR repeat-containing protein encodes MIIYSRRKSPKFRPILKGLFLGISAGLMVLNLGVNLSLAADPFRKDDPRPIGNQTETAFRAMFERGNYKESQQYLEKAKLQEPNEPLAYALLASLAYQDQDFNSLKIYSDKTLESAKLLSTKDPLRGNLYIAVGLFLQGGHTIVTEGTFKGAPKALNQLQEVLKSLNVAEKINPQDPELNLIQGYMDLLLSLNLPFSDSQKAIKKLEQQAKPSYLAYRGIAIGYQNLGEYEQALSYTDKALSEAPNHPEVLYLKAQILAEQGKKLKAENQNTIPSQLQEAQQYFTQSLGQSNQLPKRLVAQIFYEQCKNLNRIDNQGRPCDPLRDTIKDANGLWGPTANQLPPL; translated from the coding sequence ATGATCATTTATTCTCGGCGTAAAAGTCCGAAATTTCGCCCAATCCTGAAAGGGCTTTTTCTAGGAATCAGTGCAGGTTTGATGGTATTGAATTTAGGGGTTAATCTCAGTTTAGCTGCTGATCCCTTCCGCAAAGATGATCCTCGCCCGATTGGAAATCAAACAGAAACTGCATTTAGAGCCATGTTTGAGCGAGGAAATTATAAAGAATCTCAACAATATTTAGAAAAAGCTAAATTACAAGAACCAAATGAACCCTTAGCTTATGCTCTTTTAGCTTCTTTAGCTTACCAAGATCAGGATTTTAATTCGTTAAAAATCTATAGCGATAAAACCTTAGAATCCGCTAAATTATTAAGTACAAAAGACCCTTTACGCGGTAATCTTTATATTGCGGTGGGTTTGTTTTTACAAGGAGGTCATACCATCGTAACTGAAGGCACATTCAAAGGCGCTCCTAAAGCGTTAAATCAACTCCAAGAGGTATTAAAATCCTTAAATGTTGCTGAAAAAATTAATCCTCAAGATCCCGAATTAAATTTAATTCAAGGCTATATGGATTTATTATTATCCTTAAATCTTCCCTTTTCTGACTCTCAAAAAGCGATAAAAAAACTTGAACAACAAGCTAAACCGAGTTATTTAGCCTATCGAGGAATTGCTATTGGCTATCAAAACTTAGGGGAATATGAGCAAGCATTGAGTTATACAGACAAAGCCCTATCTGAAGCGCCCAATCATCCAGAAGTGTTATATTTGAAAGCGCAAATTTTAGCAGAACAAGGGAAAAAACTCAAAGCAGAAAATCAAAATACAATTCCTTCTCAGTTACAGGAAGCCCAACAATATTTTACTCAATCTTTAGGTCAATCTAATCAACTTCCTAAGCGGTTAGTTGCTCAAATCTTTTATGAACAATGCAAAAATTTAAACCGCATTGATAATCAAGGACGACCCTGTGATCCGTTGCGCGATACAATTAAAGATGCTAATGGTCTTTGGGGGCCAACTGCCAATCAATTACCACCCTTATAA
- a CDS encoding DUF3531 family protein, which yields MEVLFRECNPFDIWIWLQFQTVPSRSERDYIEEVFDSWFLLGKMGGFNAENLQVQDTGIDLNYLTYDDAIVDNSMMALMHNMGEIEYEGVWARCWFDLGTSDAFALDVLINAFRQLSQEYVIIEKIIFGGENEDWPIEKDVYQSSVGDYN from the coding sequence ATGGAAGTTTTGTTTAGAGAATGTAATCCTTTTGATATTTGGATTTGGCTACAATTTCAAACGGTTCCCTCGCGGAGTGAACGGGATTATATTGAGGAAGTGTTTGATTCTTGGTTTTTATTAGGAAAAATGGGAGGGTTTAACGCCGAAAATCTACAGGTTCAGGACACAGGAATTGACTTAAATTATTTAACCTATGATGATGCAATTGTTGATAATAGTATGATGGCATTGATGCACAATATGGGAGAAATCGAATATGAGGGAGTCTGGGCGCGGTGTTGGTTTGATTTGGGAACCAGTGATGCTTTTGCTCTCGATGTTTTAATCAATGCTTTTCGTCAATTGAGTCAAGAATATGTGATCATTGAAAAAATAATTTTTGGCGGTGAAAATGAGGATTGGCCGATTGAAAAAGATGTTTATCAATCCAGTGTAGGCGATTATAATTAG
- a CDS encoding ABC transporter ATP-binding protein: MLYIKNLVYHPAASDNPILTQINLELAPQQMGLIIGPSGSGKSTLLEILAGLAEKTKGNICWRQQELTSEHLQQLVGLVFQFPERHFCGGTILDELRLGHPELGSDQVHQALDEVGLSHLSLQAAPHSLSGGQQRRLALAVQLIRQPHILMLDEPTAGLDWSMRQQLINLLGKLKKHWTLLVVTHDARELFSLADRCWSLKHGDLTSLDLKTMAMENQQKMVAFPKV, encoded by the coding sequence ATGCTTTATATCAAAAACTTAGTTTATCATCCTGCCGCTAGCGACAACCCAATTTTAACTCAGATTAACTTAGAACTGGCACCGCAGCAAATGGGACTGATTATTGGGCCTAGTGGTTCGGGGAAAAGTACATTACTAGAAATTTTAGCGGGTTTAGCTGAAAAAACGAAGGGCAATATTTGTTGGCGACAGCAAGAATTAACTTCAGAACACTTACAACAGCTTGTAGGTTTAGTCTTTCAATTCCCAGAACGACATTTTTGTGGCGGAACAATTTTAGACGAGTTACGTCTCGGTCATCCAGAATTAGGTTCAGACCAGGTTCATCAAGCTTTAGATGAAGTAGGACTCAGCCATTTATCCTTACAGGCGGCTCCTCATTCCCTCAGTGGCGGACAGCAACGACGTCTAGCATTAGCGGTACAATTAATTCGCCAACCGCATATTTTAATGTTAGATGAACCCACCGCAGGTTTAGACTGGTCAATGCGACAACAATTAATTAATTTGTTAGGTAAATTAAAAAAACATTGGACATTATTAGTTGTTACCCATGATGCTAGAGAACTGTTTAGTCTAGCAGATCGGTGTTGGTCTTTGAAACACGGTGATTTAACTTCTCTTGATTTGAAAACAATGGCAATGGAAAATCAACAAAAAATGGTGGCTTTTCCGAAAGTTTAA
- a CDS encoding Uma2 family endonuclease, whose product MQWQEVCENKQLQDLPFKIELNKWGQIVMSPAKPKHSAYQGIIITLLSSLIEKGLAFPECAIQTTDGVKVADVVWTSDQIADIILEETVASVAPEICVEVKSSSNTLEEMLEKKDLYFAAGAEEVWVCDIQGKMKFYNRQGELSKSLLVPEFPEEIKRRNLPTT is encoded by the coding sequence ATGCAATGGCAAGAAGTTTGTGAAAATAAACAGTTGCAAGACTTACCCTTTAAAATTGAATTGAATAAATGGGGACAAATTGTCATGAGTCCAGCCAAACCTAAACATTCAGCTTATCAAGGTATAATTATAACTTTGTTGAGTTCTCTAATAGAAAAGGGTTTGGCATTTCCAGAATGTGCAATTCAAACAACGGACGGAGTTAAAGTTGCTGATGTTGTTTGGACTAGCGATCAAATAGCCGATATTATTTTAGAGGAAACAGTAGCTTCAGTTGCACCAGAAATTTGCGTAGAAGTAAAATCTTCTAGTAATACATTAGAAGAAATGTTGGAAAAAAAAGATTTGTATTTCGCAGCAGGAGCAGAAGAAGTTTGGGTTTGCGATATCCAGGGTAAAATGAAATTTTACAATCGCCAAGGAGAATTAAGTAAATCTTTGTTAGTCCCAGAATTTCCAGAGGAAATTAAACGCAGAAATCTGCCTACAACTTGA
- a CDS encoding ABC transporter substrate-binding protein → MLKLLRYISVFLITVCLLFACHTSAPTQLKRPPLKVEFTSFVGEHSGIIAQEKGFFKAQGVDVELIYKQYIQLEIANFSAGKYDGMVVTLGSFINLSATNPDIQAVVVINESTGADVVVAQPQIKTVADLKGKKLGANIGGFSEVFVTEMLKTAKLSSDDVNLVKVEASEIPQRLKNNAIQAGHTWEPHLSEAIKLGGHILFTSQQTPGLILDMIVFRGETIRDRPEDVRAFVRGWLEASAYWQANVQEGNAIISKALKIPLNTISLEGVNLTNLDENQKFFQSSNPNSIYKNAKVYADFFIRSGNMTRIPELKSLFNSSFLNPPS, encoded by the coding sequence ATGCTTAAACTACTGAGATATATTAGTGTTTTTCTAATTACCGTCTGTTTGCTATTTGCTTGTCATACTTCAGCACCGACCCAATTAAAACGCCCTCCTTTGAAAGTGGAATTTACATCTTTTGTTGGGGAGCATTCAGGCATCATTGCTCAAGAAAAAGGATTCTTCAAAGCCCAAGGGGTAGATGTAGAATTAATTTATAAACAATACATCCAATTGGAAATAGCAAATTTCAGTGCGGGTAAGTATGATGGCATGGTAGTGACCTTGGGAAGTTTTATCAACTTGAGTGCCACAAATCCAGATATACAAGCTGTGGTGGTTATAAATGAATCAACAGGAGCAGATGTGGTAGTCGCCCAACCACAAATTAAAACCGTCGCTGACTTGAAAGGGAAAAAGTTGGGTGCAAATATAGGCGGTTTTAGCGAAGTTTTCGTGACTGAAATGTTGAAAACTGCCAAGTTAAGCAGCGATGATGTGAACTTGGTTAAAGTAGAAGCTTCAGAAATTCCTCAACGCCTAAAAAATAATGCCATTCAAGCCGGACACACTTGGGAACCCCATCTTTCTGAAGCGATTAAATTAGGGGGACATATCCTATTTACCAGCCAACAAACCCCCGGCTTGATTTTAGATATGATTGTCTTTCGTGGTGAGACAATCCGCGATCGCCCCGAAGACGTTCGGGCATTTGTCAGAGGATGGCTAGAAGCCTCTGCTTACTGGCAAGCAAATGTTCAGGAAGGAAATGCTATCATTAGTAAAGCGTTAAAAATTCCTCTTAATACAATTTCTCTGGAGGGAGTAAACCTAACTAATTTAGATGAAAATCAAAAATTCTTTCAATCTAGCAACCCGAACTCCATTTACAAAAATGCCAAGGTATATGCAGACTTTTTTATTCGCTCTGGAAACATGACGCGCATTCCTGAGCTAAAAAGTTTGTTCAATTCTTCTTTCTTAAACCCTCCCTCCTAG
- a CDS encoding histidine phosphatase family protein, translating into MPQTVWIARHGNRIDFVNPAWFNTAERRYDPHLSDDGEIQAKQLANRLVGEGITQIIASPFLRTVQTANAVAEKLDLSIKLDWGLGEWLNPDWMSCPETLPLAILSQEFPRIDLSHPVGVFHYPETWEDCLKRTADTAKRLVNTFPQDDLLLVGHGASVLGTALALIPSLKETEIKPSLCCLFKLVQNGEKWILELNDDTEHLTESETVI; encoded by the coding sequence ATGCCTCAAACGGTTTGGATAGCACGACATGGTAATCGGATTGATTTTGTCAATCCCGCTTGGTTTAATACCGCAGAACGACGTTATGACCCCCATTTATCCGATGATGGTGAAATTCAAGCCAAACAATTAGCAAATCGTTTAGTCGGGGAAGGAATTACTCAAATTATTGCTTCTCCGTTTTTAAGGACGGTACAAACGGCGAATGCTGTGGCTGAAAAGTTAGATTTATCGATTAAGTTAGATTGGGGATTAGGAGAATGGTTAAATCCTGACTGGATGAGTTGTCCTGAAACCTTACCCCTAGCAATTTTATCTCAAGAATTCCCCCGCATTGATTTATCCCATCCCGTCGGAGTCTTCCACTATCCTGAAACCTGGGAAGATTGTTTAAAACGCACCGCAGACACCGCTAAACGGCTAGTTAATACTTTTCCCCAGGATGATTTATTATTAGTTGGACATGGTGCTTCTGTATTAGGAACAGCACTCGCATTGATTCCTAGTTTAAAGGAAACGGAGATAAAACCTTCGTTATGTTGTTTATTCAAATTGGTTCAAAATGGAGAGAAATGGATACTAGAACTCAACGATGATACCGAGCATCTTACCGAATCAGAAACGGTAATCTAA
- the rsmG gene encoding 16S rRNA (guanine(527)-N(7))-methyltransferase RsmG → MNEIPFPQLPEMTAIWQDTLDWQPTPEQQNLFQGLYQLIVEFNQQLNLTRLTDPDEFWEKHLWDSLRGISPLLSGKISIPPGEKFIDIGTGGGFPGIPVAIALPNCSVTLLDSTRKKITALTSILEQLNIKNTIPWVGRAEALGQHPRQRESYQFALLRAVAPLSVCAEYSLPLLTIGGLAILYRGHWTTEEEKQLTSAVKQLGGVIESVDAFTTPLTQSIRHCVSIKKVKYTPKQYPRSVGVPGQKPL, encoded by the coding sequence ATGAATGAAATTCCCTTTCCTCAATTGCCCGAAATGACTGCAATTTGGCAGGATACTTTAGATTGGCAACCTACTCCTGAACAACAGAATTTATTTCAAGGTTTATATCAGTTAATTGTTGAGTTTAATCAACAACTTAACTTAACTCGTTTAACTGATCCTGATGAATTTTGGGAAAAACATTTATGGGATTCCTTGCGAGGAATTTCACCCTTATTATCAGGAAAAATTTCCATCCCTCCCGGTGAAAAATTTATTGATATTGGCACCGGAGGGGGTTTCCCCGGAATTCCGGTGGCGATAGCTTTACCGAATTGTTCCGTTACTTTATTAGATTCAACCCGCAAAAAAATTACCGCTTTAACAAGTATTTTAGAGCAATTAAACATCAAAAATACTATTCCTTGGGTGGGCAGAGCAGAAGCTCTCGGTCAACACCCTAGACAGCGAGAATCCTATCAGTTTGCTCTGTTAAGAGCCGTTGCTCCTCTATCAGTTTGTGCAGAATATTCACTGCCTTTATTAACCATTGGCGGGTTAGCGATTCTCTATCGAGGTCACTGGACAACAGAAGAGGAAAAACAGTTAACATCGGCGGTGAAACAATTGGGAGGAGTGATAGAATCAGTCGATGCTTTTACCACCCCTTTAACCCAAAGTATTCGCCACTGTGTATCGATTAAAAAAGTAAAATATACTCCTAAACAATATCCGCGAAGTGTTGGAGTTCCAGGTCAAAAACCCTTGTAG
- a CDS encoding hybrid sensor histidine kinase/response regulator, translating into MQHPLLGGIRTKLIASFLIVALIPLLLLAFLDKQTTEKALTDNAKQALSAAANETTNRIDAFIDGNLNAVRVEALLPGLARYLSLTPKQRNNSPEMQLATETLIRLSRKDMVNILSYSLLDLNGKNVLDTDTSDIGKDESGQDYFKKPLQTGLSFVSSMKRSPTIPDLVTLFFSSPVRNANGDILGVLRVSYNATVIQQLVTRQTERAGAKSFAILLDENNIYLAHSTAPELLFKSIVPLSAPVVTQLQREGRLSNSPVKELATNEPKLKQALDHKQSYLIASLAATDNQVNLIAIARLQYKPWSVLFAQPLAVALVPVEKQIRDAMFLLALIASVVTIIAFATGQLLTKPIIYLTNIVSNFSAGNLDIRAKISSKDEIGQLAKSFNNMALQLQTSFETLEHRVEERTAELVIAKEKAEVANQAKSIFIANMSHELRSPLNAILGFSQLMVRSSNLPSEQYENAGIIYRSGDYLLTLINNVLDLSKIEAGKTTLNPTNFDLYQLLDDLENMLDLQASNAGLKLIFEQSETLPRYICTDEVKLRQVLINLLSNAIKFTSQGGITLTVFQDEEDSTDVISLNFKICDTGVGISQAELPKLFEAFSQAQAGKEKQEGTGLGLAISRKFVQLMGGDISVESQLGQGTTFYFSIQAKPGQNINTKLSGTQQKVLGLIPGQPTYKILTVDDKEINCKLLIKLLEPLGFEVKKASNGLEAIAIWDEWEPHLIWMDMRMPIMDGYEATKQIKLTTKGNATAIIALTASVLEEEKAIVLSAGCDDFIRKPFTEQSIFEMLAKHLGVQYIYEETQPILNPVLPDELTSDALTVMSQDWISQLYKAALEADVQVVMELITQIPDTQIFLIQSLTQLARKFQFEQIVELIEPLSNYES; encoded by the coding sequence ATGCAACACCCCCTTTTGGGCGGTATCCGTACAAAGTTGATCGCTTCTTTTCTGATTGTTGCTTTGATTCCTTTGCTATTATTGGCATTTCTTGACAAACAGACAACTGAAAAAGCCCTAACTGACAATGCAAAACAAGCCCTATCTGCGGCGGCTAACGAAACCACTAACAGAATAGATGCCTTTATTGATGGAAATCTCAATGCCGTGCGCGTAGAGGCACTTTTACCCGGTTTGGCACGCTACCTCAGCCTAACTCCAAAACAGCGAAATAACAGCCCCGAAATGCAATTGGCGACAGAAACATTAATCCGTCTCAGTCGCAAAGATATGGTCAATATTCTCTCATACTCTTTGCTCGACTTAAACGGAAAAAATGTATTGGATACAGATACATCAGATATTGGCAAAGATGAATCGGGTCAAGATTACTTTAAAAAACCACTACAAACGGGGTTATCTTTTGTTTCTAGCATGAAGCGATCGCCGACAATTCCTGACCTGGTAACGCTCTTTTTTAGCAGTCCGGTTCGCAATGCCAATGGAGATATATTGGGTGTCTTGCGTGTTTCCTACAATGCTACTGTTATCCAGCAGTTAGTCACTCGACAAACTGAACGGGCTGGGGCAAAATCTTTTGCTATTCTGTTAGATGAAAATAATATTTATTTGGCACATAGCACTGCACCAGAACTGCTTTTTAAATCAATTGTACCTTTGTCTGCCCCTGTTGTAACTCAACTGCAACGGGAAGGGCGTTTATCTAATTCTCCTGTCAAGGAATTGGCAACTAATGAGCCAAAACTTAAGCAAGCATTGGATCATAAACAGTCATATTTAATTGCATCTTTGGCAGCAACAGATAATCAAGTTAATCTGATTGCGATCGCTCGTTTGCAATATAAACCTTGGTCTGTGTTGTTCGCCCAGCCCCTTGCTGTTGCCCTAGTGCCCGTAGAAAAGCAAATTCGTGATGCAATGTTTCTATTAGCATTGATCGCCTCAGTAGTGACAATCATCGCTTTTGCTACTGGGCAACTGCTAACAAAGCCAATAATTTACCTTACCAATATAGTTTCCAATTTTAGCGCAGGTAACTTAGATATCCGCGCCAAAATTAGCTCAAAAGACGAAATAGGTCAACTGGCAAAATCGTTTAACAATATGGCACTTCAGTTACAAACATCTTTTGAAACCTTAGAACATCGAGTAGAAGAACGCACAGCAGAGTTAGTTATTGCTAAGGAAAAAGCTGAAGTTGCCAATCAAGCTAAAAGTATTTTTATTGCTAATATGAGTCACGAATTGCGATCGCCTTTGAATGCTATTTTAGGCTTTTCTCAATTGATGGTCAGAAGCTCTAATCTTCCCTCTGAACAATATGAAAATGCCGGAATTATTTATCGTAGTGGTGATTATCTATTAACTTTAATTAATAATGTTTTGGATTTATCTAAAATTGAAGCCGGAAAAACGACATTAAATCCGACTAATTTTGATTTGTATCAGTTATTAGATGATTTAGAAAATATGCTAGATTTACAAGCCAGTAATGCCGGATTAAAATTAATCTTTGAACAAAGTGAAACCCTTCCTCGCTATATTTGCACCGATGAAGTTAAATTGCGTCAGGTGTTAATTAATTTACTCAGTAATGCCATTAAGTTTACTTCTCAAGGGGGTATTACTTTAACAGTTTTTCAGGACGAAGAAGACTCAACGGACGTTATTAGCTTAAATTTTAAAATCTGTGATACAGGAGTGGGAATTTCCCAGGCGGAATTACCCAAACTCTTTGAAGCCTTTAGCCAAGCCCAAGCCGGGAAAGAAAAGCAAGAAGGGACGGGTTTAGGATTAGCCATTAGTCGGAAATTTGTCCAATTAATGGGGGGAGATATTTCTGTTGAAAGTCAACTCGGACAAGGCACAACTTTCTATTTTTCAATTCAGGCAAAACCCGGTCAAAATATTAATACTAAACTCTCAGGAACTCAACAAAAAGTATTAGGATTAATACCGGGTCAGCCGACCTATAAAATTCTAACTGTTGATGATAAAGAAATTAATTGTAAATTATTAATTAAACTTTTAGAACCCTTGGGATTTGAGGTAAAAAAAGCGAGTAATGGATTAGAAGCGATCGCCATTTGGGATGAATGGGAACCTCATTTAATTTGGATGGATATGCGAATGCCAATTATGGATGGTTATGAAGCTACAAAACAGATTAAATTGACGACAAAAGGCAATGCGACTGCAATTATTGCTTTAACAGCGAGTGTATTAGAAGAAGAAAAAGCGATTGTGCTTTCAGCAGGATGTGATGATTTTATTAGAAAACCCTTTACAGAACAGAGTATTTTTGAGATGCTTGCTAAACATTTAGGTGTACAATATATCTATGAAGAAACACAACCCATCTTAAATCCTGTCTTACCAGATGAGCTAACCTCCGATGCGTTAACAGTAATGTCTCAGGACTGGATTTCTCAACTCTATAAAGCAGCACTTGAAGCCGATGTCCAAGTTGTGATGGAATTAATCACCCAAATTCCCGATACCCAGATTTTTCTGATACAATCCTTAACACAACTGGCGCGTAAATTTCAATTTGAGCAAATTGTTGAATTAATTGAACCCCTGAGTAATTATGAATCCTGA
- a CDS encoding putative toxin-antitoxin system toxin component, PIN family, which yields MIECPRVVIDTNLVLSALVFGGKLSRLRFAWQDNRFIPLASQVTIAELVRVLTYPKFKLTNSEQEDLLSDYLPFCDTVLMPDTLPVVPECRDPFDIPFLLLAVVGEADYLVTGDNDLLCLANNFSCPVLTVDKFLTVINYQ from the coding sequence ATGATTGAGTGTCCACGAGTGGTAATTGATACAAATTTAGTTTTGTCAGCCTTAGTATTTGGGGGCAAATTATCCAGATTGCGCTTTGCGTGGCAGGATAATCGCTTTATTCCTTTAGCGTCTCAAGTTACGATTGCGGAGTTAGTTAGGGTGCTGACTTACCCAAAGTTTAAACTCACAAACTCGGAGCAGGAAGATTTATTGTCAGACTATTTGCCGTTTTGTGACACTGTATTGATGCCCGATACTTTGCCTGTAGTTCCTGAATGTCGAGATCCGTTTGATATCCCTTTTTTGCTGTTAGCTGTTGTTGGTGAAGCTGATTATTTGGTGACAGGTGATAATGATTTACTCTGCCTTGCAAATAATTTTTCTTGTCCGGTTTTAACAGTTGATAAGTTTTTAACGGTTATCAATTATCAATGA
- a CDS encoding AbrB/MazE/SpoVT family DNA-binding domain-containing protein → MLAKLTTENQLTLPKSITQAIGEAEYFEVKVEGGQIILTPVKIQGADAVRAKLATLNLNEQDINDAVEWAR, encoded by the coding sequence ATGCTGGCTAAGTTGACTACTGAAAATCAGCTTACTCTACCTAAAAGTATAACTCAAGCCATCGGGGAGGCTGAATATTTTGAAGTTAAGGTAGAAGGTGGACAAATTATTTTGACTCCAGTAAAAATTCAGGGGGCTGATGCTGTACGGGCTAAATTAGCGACTTTGAATCTGAATGAACAGGATATTAATGATGCTGTCGAGTGGGCGCGTTAG
- a CDS encoding NUDIX hydrolase, with translation MSKPSKIRVLALGLIQNSDRIFVSQGYDKIKKQTFYRALGGGVDFGELSIDALKREFQEEIQAELTNIHYLGCLENIFIYDKKSYHELIQLYKCDFVDLKFYQLEELEFLEKKRTKKALWVPLEQFKSGELILFPEQFLQYCE, from the coding sequence ATGTCTAAACCCAGTAAAATTCGAGTGTTAGCATTAGGATTAATTCAAAATAGCGATCGCATTTTTGTTTCCCAAGGTTATGATAAAATTAAAAAACAAACTTTCTATCGCGCATTAGGAGGAGGCGTTGACTTTGGAGAATTGAGCATTGATGCCTTAAAACGAGAATTTCAAGAAGAGATTCAAGCGGAATTAACAAATATTCACTATTTAGGCTGTTTAGAGAATATTTTTATTTACGACAAAAAAAGTTACCATGAGTTAATTCAACTCTATAAATGTGATTTTGTTGATCTTAAATTTTACCAACTTGAAGAACTAGAATTTCTGGAGAAAAAACGCACGAAAAAAGCCTTATGGGTTCCCCTAGAACAGTTTAAATCAGGAGAATTGATTCTATTTCCTGAACAGTTTTTACAATATTGTGAGTAA